The genomic region AGATTCAGATATGGCATCGGAACGCGAACAGACCCAACGTCGGCGTCGCCTGGTGCGCGAACAGGTGCGCGCCCTGAGCGCGGGGCCACTGATGCGTGGCTCGCTGGTGGACCGCGTGCGACGGTGCGGTCGTGCAAACTGCGCGTGCGCCAACGATCCACGCAAGCAGCACACGGGGAAGTTTCTCACGGTGCAGCTCGACGGGCGTACGCACGCCCTGCACGTGCGTCCCGAAGACGAGCCCCGGGTACGCGCGGCCGTCGGCGCGTACACAAGGCTGTGGAAGCTGATCAACGAGCTGACCGCGTGCGAGCTGGCGGATCTGAGGCGCGAAGCGCGCGAGCGCCGCCGGGCGCGGCGGCGGCGCTGAGATGCGCGTGGGGCTGCGCCGCAACGTGCGCCAGGGTATCCTGCCGTTCGTGTTTGAGCAGGCCGAGCGCGCCGACGTCACCGCCCGAGCGGGGCTGCCCCTGGTCGTTGAGACGATGCGAGCGCTGGGTGTGGCCGAGGTAGCCGCTTCACAGCTGCCGGCGCAGAAGCGCCAGCGGGGCTTTGCCCCCGCGCAGAAACTCGAGGCGATCGTGACGCTAATCGCGGCGGGCGGGGATCGTGTGGAAGACGTGCGAGTCCTGGCCGAGGACAAGGGGCTGGAGAAGCTGCTGGGCGTTGCGTTTCCTTCCCCTGACGCGCTGCTCGACTTTATCGGGCAGTTCCACGACCCCAAGTGTTGGGAGGATCGGCCGCCCGAGAAGAAGGCGTGGGTGGCGCCGGAGTCGGAGGGGCTACGGGCACTGGAGGCGGTCAATCGCGAGGTGGTGGAGCGCGGTGCCGAGCGGCGCGTGACGCAGGCCACCATCGATCACGACGGGACGATCATCGAGGCGCACAAGCGCGAGGCGACCGTCGCATACGAGGGAACACGGGGGTTCCAGCCGCTGGTGGCGGTGTGGGCGGAGCAGCAGCTCGTGGTGGCGGACGAGTTCCGGGACGGCAACGTGGCGGGAGGCGAGGACCCATTGAGCTCGGTCAAGCGAGCGTTCGCGAATCTGCCGCCGTGGGTGGTCGAGCGCCGCTTCCGTGCCGACTCGGCAGCGTACTACACGCCGCTGCTCAAGTATCTGGTGAGCGAAAAGATCGGCTTCGCGATCAGCGCGGACATGAGCAGGGAGCTGCGGGCGTGCTGCACCGCGGTGGCAAAGCGACGATGGGTTTTGCTCGATGAGCGCGAGCGGGAACAGGTCGACGTGGCCGAGGTGGAGTTCACCCCAGGGGACTGGCCGCGCGATGCGCGGCCGCTGCGCTACATCGCCTTGCGCTTCACGCCGCGCCAGCAGGAGCTTCTCGAGGGCAGGGGCGTCACCTATCACGCCCTCGTAACCAACCGCCACGACCTCGACGCGGCACAGCTGGTGCGCTGGCACCGGGAGAAGGCGGGCACCATCGAGCACGTCCACCGTGTAATGAAGGACGAACTCGGTGCGGGCGTGCTGCCGAGCGCGCGCTTCGGCGCGAACGCGGCATGGTTCCGTATGAACGCGCTGACCTTCAACGTGCTTAGCGTGCTCAAGCGGCGCGCGTTGCCGGAGCGCTTCCGGGACGCGCGTCCAAAGCGACTGCGCTACGAGCTGTTCACCCTGGCCGGCGAACTCGTCGTCCATCAGAGCCAGATCTCGGTGCGAGTGCCCGTCGGCGACCAGCGGCTCCAGGAGATCGTCGACGCGCGCGGCCACCTGCTCGCGATGTACCACGCTCGCCGCCGCACGTAGCTGCACCCAGTGCTCCCCGGCTGGCTGGCGGCTCCGCACGGCGCGCCGCAGAGCCTCCGCGTCCATCAGGGTGCCAGCGGGGGGCGGGGCGGGTCCTTAGAGCGGAGTTATGGTGACCCCGCGTTCCTTGATTCTCTGGAAGGAAATCGGTATTTGATTGGATTCTCGGCGTTTACCTTGCTCTGAAGCACAGACATGGGGACGGAGGCGGCGGGGCGGAGTACGCAGGCACGTAGCTCAGTGGGAGAGCGCTTCCTTGACACGGAAGAGGTCGGCGGTTCAATCCCGCCCGTGCCTACCAGTCCTCTTACCAAGACCGCCATGCAGAGTAGGCGCTGTAGCCGCTAGGGTCGCTCGAGAGACGCGAAATCGAAATGACTGATGACATGGCGAAGATTACCGTGACGAGGCCGGACGGCGTGCAACACCAAATCCAGGCTGGCACGTCCGCACGCGACGCCCTCAAAGCCTCTGGGAGTTTCAACAAGCACGTCATCGCCGGCAAGGTGAATGAGCGCGTCGTGGATTTGTCGGCGCCGCTCTCGGAGAGCTGCGTACTCGCACCGATCGCCATCGATTCGGCCGAAGGGCTCGATGTCCTACGCCATTCGACGGCACATCTCATGGCGCAGGCCGTCAGGCGCCTCTCCCCCCAGGTCCAGATCACCATTGGGCCGACGATTGCTGACGGCTTTTACTACGACTTCAAGCGCGACGAGCCGTTCACTCCGGACGATCTGAGCCACATCGAAACGGTGATGCGCGAAATTGTCTCGGCCAATTATCCGGTGCTGCGTGAAGAGATGCCGCGCCCCGCAGCCATCGACTTCTTCCGCGAAATGGGAGAGCACTACAAGGCCGAAATCCTCGAGGGCATTCCCGCAGACGTGGTGTCGTTGTACCGGCAGGGCGAGTTTCTCGATCTCTGTCGCGGCCCACATGTGCCGTCCACCGGCTGCATCAAAGCGTTCAAGCTCACCAGCATTGCCGGAGCGTACTGGCGTGGCGACGAGCGCAACGAAATGTTGCAGCGTATTTACGGGACGGCGTGGGCGAGCACCAAAGACCTGGACGCCTACCTCAAGCGGATCGAGGAAGCGAAACAGCGCG from Candidatus Binatia bacterium harbors:
- a CDS encoding DUF6788 family protein; this encodes MASEREQTQRRRRLVREQVRALSAGPLMRGSLVDRVRRCGRANCACANDPRKQHTGKFLTVQLDGRTHALHVRPEDEPRVRAAVGAYTRLWKLINELTACELADLRREARERRRARRRR
- a CDS encoding IS1380 family transposase codes for the protein MRVGLRRNVRQGILPFVFEQAERADVTARAGLPLVVETMRALGVAEVAASQLPAQKRQRGFAPAQKLEAIVTLIAAGGDRVEDVRVLAEDKGLEKLLGVAFPSPDALLDFIGQFHDPKCWEDRPPEKKAWVAPESEGLRALEAVNREVVERGAERRVTQATIDHDGTIIEAHKREATVAYEGTRGFQPLVAVWAEQQLVVADEFRDGNVAGGEDPLSSVKRAFANLPPWVVERRFRADSAAYYTPLLKYLVSEKIGFAISADMSRELRACCTAVAKRRWVLLDEREREQVDVAEVEFTPGDWPRDARPLRYIALRFTPRQQELLEGRGVTYHALVTNRHDLDAAQLVRWHREKAGTIEHVHRVMKDELGAGVLPSARFGANAAWFRMNALTFNVLSVLKRRALPERFRDARPKRLRYELFTLAGELVVHQSQISVRVPVGDQRLQEIVDARGHLLAMYHARRRT